From a region of the Anoplopoma fimbria isolate UVic2021 breed Golden Eagle Sablefish chromosome 16, Afim_UVic_2022, whole genome shotgun sequence genome:
- the LOC129104744 gene encoding histamine N-methyltransferase-like yields the protein MDCFWSTWALLKEGGRPSPVGGFYSRLQTSTDSLLHHILLAMASSLMSLVSDDSRYQKAFQLFLERSSEHQCMRDFIHNMLPDILASIGNGKSHLNVIGVGSGAGEIDLEMLSELRLKHPGVTVDNEVVEPSSTQLHNYKVLVSQKPGLDYIKFNWNQMTATEFEENWKVKKMTKKADFIHMIQMLYYVKDPGATMSFFQSLLDKNGKLLIILVSGESGWEKLWRTYRNQLCNTEISQCVTTADIKSFLDSKALSYQSYELPSQMDITECFTDGDEKGELLLDFLTEVLDFSKTASSELKAGVLELLRHPDCSVESNGKVIFNNNLGVIVIDQLT from the exons atgGATTGTTTTTGGAGTACTTGGGCCCTCCTTAAGGAAGGCGGTCGGCCCAGCCCAGTGGGAGGGTTTTATTCCAGGCTGCAGACATCTACAGACTCTCTGCTGCACCACAT TTTATTAGCCATGGCATCTTCACTGATGAGCCTGGTTAGTGATGATAGCAGATACCAGAAAGCCTTCCAGCTTTTTCTGGAGCGCTCCTCTGAGCATCAGTGTATGCGGGACTTCATCCACAATATGCTGCCAGATATACTGGCCAG CATCGGAAATGGAAAGTCCCATCTAAATGTCATAGGAGTTGGAAGTGGAGCTG GTGAGATTGACCTTGAGATGCTCTCCGAGCTCCGTCTGAAGCACCCAGGGGTGACGGTGGATAACGAGGTGGTGGAGCCCAGCAGCACTCAGCTTCATAACTACAAAG TTTTGGTGTCACAAAAACCAGGTTTGGATTACATCAAATTTAACTGGAACCAGATGACTGCCACTGAGTTTGAGGAGAACTGGAAAGTGAAAAAGATGACTAAGAAGGCTGACTTCATTCACATGATACAG ATGCTGTACTATGTGAAGGATCCTGGAGCTACCATGAGCTTCTTCCAGAGTCTCCTGGACAAGAATGGGAAGCTTCTTATCATTCTAGTGTCTG GTGAGAGTGGTTGGGAAAAGCTGTGGCGGACCTACAGGAATCAACTCTGTAACACAGAAATAAGTCAGTGTGTGACCACTGCAGACATCAAAAGCTTCCTGGACTCCAAGGCGCTGAGCTACCAGAGCTACGAGCTGCCATCTCAAATGGATATCACCGAGTGTTTCACCGACGGGGATGAAAAGGGAGAGCTCCTGCTTGATTTTCTCACTGAGGTGCTGGACTTCAGTAAGACAGCCTCATCTGAACTGAAAGCTGGTGTGTTGGAGTTACTTCGGCACCCAGACTGTAGTGTGGAGTCCAACGGTAAAGTTATCTTTAACAACAACCTTGGAGTGATAGTCATAGATCAGCTCACTTAA
- the LOC129105064 gene encoding histamine N-methyltransferase-like isoform X1 — MRGQTNSLWEGIETLQRTVGEESTLSLLSTYSRQSVGGESDCSSWINDPPSVLTLCISKESVMAAVEKQCCYDSGASHSFRFYLEHSGEHTAILQCVHNVLPAEFKRIGLDKSSLDVLGVGSGGGEVDAQILTLLQSTFPAVPITTDIVEGSVQLTDNFKALVAKTANLQKIPFTWHMVGSENYEKQVKAKVALKKFDFIHMVQMIYYVDNLADTIKFYHSLLKNNGRLMIIVEAANSGWDILWKTYKKELQVDAITEYRSSAEVIACLKSQGLKYEEHAAPNTFDITGCFNPSSETGQRLLNFMTAKDNFSQSFTPDIRAGMLDLLRNKCSTEKDGKVFFDSNLSCLLVYA; from the exons atgagaggacagacaaACAGCCTTTGGGAGGGGATAGAAACTCTGCAACGTACAGTGGGAGAAGAATCAACTCTGTCTTTACTTTCCACATATTCAAG GCAGTCTGTGGGAGGAGAGAGTGACTGCAGTTCCTGGATAAACGATCCACCCTCTGTCCTCACTCTCTGCATATCCAAG GAATCAGTCATGGCAGCAGTTGAAAAGCAGTGTTGTTATGATAGCGGTGCTTCCCATAGCTTTCGGTTCTACTTAGAACACTCGGGAGAGCACACGGCCATTCTCCAATGTGTGCACAATGTCCTGCCAGCAGAATTTAAAAG GATCGGATTGGACAAAAGCAGCCTGGATGTTCTTGGTGTTGGAAGTGGAGGAG GGGAGGTGGATGCTCAGATACTAACTCTGCTGCAGTCTACATTCCCTGCTGTCCCGATCACCACTGACATTGTGGAGGGCAGCGTTCAGCTCACAGACAACTTCAAAG CTTTGGTAGCAAAGACCGCCAACCTTCAGAAGATCCCATTTACTTGGCACATGGTGGGCAGTGAGAACTATGAGAAACAAGTCAAAGCAAAAGTAGCATTGAAGAAATTTGACTTCATACACATGGTTCAG ATGATCTACTACGTGGATAACCTCGCTGATACCATCAAGTTCTACCACAGCCTTCTGAAGAACAACGGCAGGCTTATGATTATCGTTGAAGCAG CTAACTCTGGCTGGGACATCCTGTGGAAGACTTACAAGAAGGAGCTCCAGGTCGATGCCATCACAGAGTACCGCTCCTCAGCAGAGGTCATTGCCTGCCTGAAGAGCCAGGGTCTGAAATATGAGGAGCACGCCGCTCCCAACACCTTCGACATCACCGGGTGCTTTAATCCAAGCAGCGAGACCGGACAGCGTCTCCTGAACTTCATGACAGCGAAAGACAACTTCTCCCAGTCCTTCACCCCAGATATCAGAGCAGGAATGCTAGACCTTCTCAGAAACAAGTGCAGCACTGAAAAAGATGGCAAGGTTTTCTTCGACAGTAATCTGAGCTGCCTCCTTGTTTACGCTTGA
- the LOC129105064 gene encoding histamine N-methyltransferase A-like isoform X2 has product MAAVEKQCCYDSGASHSFRFYLEHSGEHTAILQCVHNVLPAEFKRIGLDKSSLDVLGVGSGGGEVDAQILTLLQSTFPAVPITTDIVEGSVQLTDNFKALVAKTANLQKIPFTWHMVGSENYEKQVKAKVALKKFDFIHMVQMIYYVDNLADTIKFYHSLLKNNGRLMIIVEAANSGWDILWKTYKKELQVDAITEYRSSAEVIACLKSQGLKYEEHAAPNTFDITGCFNPSSETGQRLLNFMTAKDNFSQSFTPDIRAGMLDLLRNKCSTEKDGKVFFDSNLSCLLVYA; this is encoded by the exons ATGGCAGCAGTTGAAAAGCAGTGTTGTTATGATAGCGGTGCTTCCCATAGCTTTCGGTTCTACTTAGAACACTCGGGAGAGCACACGGCCATTCTCCAATGTGTGCACAATGTCCTGCCAGCAGAATTTAAAAG GATCGGATTGGACAAAAGCAGCCTGGATGTTCTTGGTGTTGGAAGTGGAGGAG GGGAGGTGGATGCTCAGATACTAACTCTGCTGCAGTCTACATTCCCTGCTGTCCCGATCACCACTGACATTGTGGAGGGCAGCGTTCAGCTCACAGACAACTTCAAAG CTTTGGTAGCAAAGACCGCCAACCTTCAGAAGATCCCATTTACTTGGCACATGGTGGGCAGTGAGAACTATGAGAAACAAGTCAAAGCAAAAGTAGCATTGAAGAAATTTGACTTCATACACATGGTTCAG ATGATCTACTACGTGGATAACCTCGCTGATACCATCAAGTTCTACCACAGCCTTCTGAAGAACAACGGCAGGCTTATGATTATCGTTGAAGCAG CTAACTCTGGCTGGGACATCCTGTGGAAGACTTACAAGAAGGAGCTCCAGGTCGATGCCATCACAGAGTACCGCTCCTCAGCAGAGGTCATTGCCTGCCTGAAGAGCCAGGGTCTGAAATATGAGGAGCACGCCGCTCCCAACACCTTCGACATCACCGGGTGCTTTAATCCAAGCAGCGAGACCGGACAGCGTCTCCTGAACTTCATGACAGCGAAAGACAACTTCTCCCAGTCCTTCACCCCAGATATCAGAGCAGGAATGCTAGACCTTCTCAGAAACAAGTGCAGCACTGAAAAAGATGGCAAGGTTTTCTTCGACAGTAATCTGAGCTGCCTCCTTGTTTACGCTTGA